The following is a genomic window from Babesia bovis T2Bo chromosome 4 map unlocalized Chr4_1, whole genome shotgun sequence.
ATTACACCTTAAAGGTCAAGTTGATGTCGTGAATATAATGACTCCTACTACGAAATACGtaaaagtatatatactatattgCATTACAAAACATATTCATTCGAGAAATGTATTTTGAACGATTTTATTTAAGCACTTCTAACATGTGATTCATATAGAGATTCTAGAGCTTTACCAAGCAATTTGATGCTTATTAACGCGATTTAATGTGTCTAATCACATTTTGTGGTATCTTGAATGTCAAATAGTAACGATCTTTTGTAATTTGCGTCATATATGTAAGGAATCATGATAGTGTGTATGATCGGAATAGGCAATGTTTCCATTACACAATTTGTATCTATATACGGTATAACAACTATATAAATTGTTACAGCATAAATAGGTGTATATGGTGTAATAAACCgctgatatatatattgatgcttGAACCCGTTCACCGGATGATAGGGTGACTATATACCCGAACGAAATCTATTATAGCATCAAGCCCAATTActtttatataaatattttttcTATCGCATTAAGCTATTTGTATATGGTTTTTCATCATAGATGAGTAACATATaaggaatatataacaatcaACAATGAAGCTAAAGGTTCTTCATCGCAATGCGCGGGATTACATATCGCAAGGGCCACATGATCGGCCTAAACCGATGCGAAACCTAGACCCTAATCTACATCCTCTTGCCAGGGTACgtgttttaatattatatagcAATGACTCTTTGTTTTTACGTCATATTCTACAGCAAAAGGAGTTTGTACGAGCAGTAGTGGCGGCAAAGCTAAAGAAAATGCACGCTAAACCCTTTGTGGCGGCACTGGAAGGTCATACTGACTCAGTGGATTCTATGTCAATGAGCAGAAGCAATATTGTAAGTAGCATTGGTTTGGTTGATCATGTGTACGTTTAGTCCGATTTGTTCACTGGAAGCTGTAATGGAGAAATCATGTTCTGGAATTTACTCACCAAACGTAAAGGGATACTTATCGGAGTACATGAAGGTTTTGTCAAAGGTAGGTCACATTGACATCAATGTTCATCTCTGAATAGGATTGTGTACAAACGGTGATGGGACGCTATTATATTCATGTGGACATGATAAATACCTCAAGTGTTGGAAAGTAATTAAAAACGATGCAATAGATGAAATTGAAGAGGATGAAGAAGCCACTGGGCATTCCACAGTAAATGAAATCGAGTCGAACACACCATTTGGTTCAGCTCCACCGGAAGTAAGATTTGAGTATAACGAAAATCATAGTGTAAACAGCCACTAGAATCCTGTCTCTCGAAATCAGCACTCAATGCTATAGATCATCATTGGAATGATAACATATTGGGTTAGTTCTGAACATAATCCATGGTCATTATTTGTAGCTACTGCTGGAGATTGCCTGGAAGTATGGGACAGTAGAAGAAGTGTACCTATCATGAAATTCGACTGGGACTCGGAAGCGTTGTATTGCGTTAGATTTAATCCATCAGATGTGGgttgctatatatattgattcattgtatatagGTCAATTTTATCGCTGCCTCAGCAGCAGATAACTCAGTTGGATTATACGATATACGTGCTAATTCACCATTGAGAAAAGTAGTTCTGCAACAAAGGACAAATGCTATTGCATGGAATCCACAAAACCCATTGCACTTCACCGCCGCAAACGAGGACTCAAATCTTTACACCTTCGATATGCGCAACCTAGAACGAGCACTCATGGTACATAAGGGTTTCACAAATGCAGTGTATGTTCCCAACATGATGTACATCATGACAATGTAGAACTGATGTGGACTATAATCCAGCAGGAATTGAATTTGTAGCAGCATCATTTGATAAAGGCGTTAGGTTATTCTCCCTGGGTGGGAAAAGCAGAGATGCATACTTCAATAGAAGAATGCAAAATGTACTATGCTGCAGATACTCATTAGATGGCAAATTCGTGTGTACAGGAAGCTCAGATATGTCAGTACGTATATGGAAGGCCGATGCATCGCAAAAACTGGGTACCATCACACACCGCGAAGAAGCGGCACTCAACTACAGAAACGCATTGCAGGAAAAGTACAAACACGTCCCAGAAATAAGACGTATATTGAAACCAAGAACGTTACCAGCCATCGTGGCAAAACAAACAAAGATACGACAAGTCAAAGAGGCAGCAAAACGAAGAAAGGTATGTTACCTGTCGATAGCAACTAGAGTATAACTGATATACAGGAAATCAACAAAGCATTGCATTCAAAAGACCCAAAGCTGGAACAAGAAAAAAGAAAGGCAATTGTCAAAGAAGTGGAATGATCAAATTATTATACCAAAACATACATATAATCTCATACTACAGTTTATAGTCAGTCTTTAAAATGCATTCAATTCTTCACTGTTTACATACAAGCAGGTCATAGATGTTATGACTCAACAGTGTTTCTAAGAGTATCTTTTGGATATCCCAGAAGATTAACCCATGTAAATATATGCATCGATGGTTACATTGTATAAATATCAAACGGACGGGTTATCCTCAAAGAAACTAAGCTCTCatatgtcaatatattaaaatataactatatTTGATTTGGAAAACGATGTAAAGTCAAGCATACGTGTTCAGTGCAATTGGTTGTGTTGTCATGCGGGATCACTGTAACGTGACTGACAATTGTAATTAAATACACTACGTTAGATCAATGATATTGATAAGTGAAATCAATGGCAGAGATAACCTGAGCACCACCGCAGCATTTCTAGCATGTTACAACGATCGTACATTTATCTATTGAACCAAAGTTGAACCTATGACGTAGAAGACAGCATTACATGCAATGCTATATGTCAATAAACTACGAAACAATCAAGCATGAGAACCTCAACTCGGATCCTGGCTCTCAAGGTACTTGGAACTAGGCACCACGTCACGGCACTGAGGGGTACGGCGATTCCATATCAGACCCCTAATGCCACAGTGAAATTATAAGATAAACAGCTGTTAAACAAAGGTATAAATACCTAATTACACAAATATCACACCTTTATGGCAGACAACATCACGTGCCACGCTGATGTCAAAACATTTTCATCATGGAAACCGCAGTAAGTAAAACACCTCATTATAAAGAGACCGACAAAGAAATTCAAAGAAACGATAATAGAACTGCTAATAATATCTTTGACGATGTAGCTACATACATTATCGTGGATAAAAATGACCAGGATACAAACAACAAGGTCCAAGCAGGTCACAAATGGACCGAAACGGATAACACACTGGGAAATCaaaaaaatgaaacaaaACCAGTGGTAGATGCAAAAAATAATGATAAACAAGAAAGTTTATCTGAAATTTTGCAAGAAGATAACAATAAAGCCACCGAGGAAAAATATGAGTGGAAACCTGGCTTCTGCTTGCAGCTGGGCTCGCAAGGAAGAAAAGCTATGCTCCAGCTATTGAGAAATGTATGCAAAAATAATAAAAGCTGTAGAAATATCTTCCAAAAGATGGATCCGCCAACCACTATAAGTAACCTCCCCTTTTTCAAAGTATCAATGCTATGGGAACTGGCATATCAATTGAATGTATTCGATCAGGCTATTGAAATTCATAAATCATACTGTAAGTGTAAATTAAAGGGTGGAAAATGTGGCGACGTATACTCCAGAGCACCTAATGTTACCAACGTACCTGTTCAAAATTCAGGGAGAACCCATAAAACCAAACGAATCAGACCATCATCAATCATTAAAGAATTCTACCAACTTCTAATGGAGAATGAGAATTTGTATACGGTTATGCCAAATGATGGAATGCGAAATCTAAAACGCAAGATGGAAAATCTCGTTAGTGCAAAAAAGGTTACGCCAGAACAATTTTCAAAATTCATGGGCTCATACAAACCAAATGGCATTTATAACGAAGCATTGCACCATACAGAAGATGCGCATGGGCTTCAGAAAAAGGCCAAACACAACAACTTATATGAATACATCCCGAGGTTGAACAAACCCACATACCCATGTAGTACTATGGGCTGTGCCGTAATGCATCCATGAAGTTTTCAAACGCCTTGTTATGCCAACTAGAATACTACGACACAAAATACAGCACTGACGATACAATGTATACTCATGTGGTGTCGTTTCATTCATTTGTACTATACTTGCAAAATGTTTAGTTGAAAAAATTACTAACTACGCGTTATATATGCGAACACTTAATGGttttaatgtttttatagtTTAAATGAATCCGAAACCTTCCTTACCCTCTACTATAGCCTGCATCATCTTTTGCTGCAGCTTCTCACGGGAAGGGTAAGCTGGAAGGTCCAGCTGATTAAAACATGTATGCGCAGAAGGAAGTCTGTCATCACCAAATGTACGatgtatagacacacgTTGAGGGCCTCTCATACCCATCAAATTCTTGAAACCACCAAGTGGTACCCGGCTGGTACCAGTGACAAATTGTAAAAATGCAGCCAAATTATTCTGATCCAACCCCTCCAAAAACTCCCATAACCAGACTATCTGATCACTGTGGTCGGTGTAGCCTACGTACTCAACATTTTCGCGTAAATCGCGTAAATCTATAGTAGGGATGCCACTAATCAACAGTTCTAACTCCTTGTCGTCAAAAATAGATATCAACTCAGGGGCAATGAGTTCCTGGAAACCGGACATGAAAGCATCCAACTGATCCTTAATGCCATTAGTCACCTTGTGACGACATAGTAACTCAATATACTTTTGCTTATTCTCGTCAGTTACAGGAATGTTGCGACCATCAGGAACTAAATCGATTACCTTGACCTTACCGAATTCATCAATTTCCGTTGAAAAAAACAATTCAAGGCCCATGTCCTCAAGTCGACAATTGTTAATAGAAGTCAAATTCTCATAAAATTGAGGATCAACCGACTGAGCATCTGCAGGAGTTATCTTGCGACACAACATATGCTTGTAAAATGAGCGACAGAAATAAGCATCAATGTGCTGACCTTCATACACGGCCTTGCCTATGACACGACCTATAAACTTAAAGAAATTCAAGTGATCCGGATTGATACCGCTCAAAGGATTAGGATGGTTGAACTCCTGCTTGCGACCTTCACGACGGAATAAACCGTAGTTGGGATTAAACATCTCCTTCGCAAGGATGTTGAACCACTCACGAGTTAGTCCACCCGCATCGACACCTTCTTCACCACCAAAAGATACCGATAGTTTTCCCTTCATCTCATCACCGCTACGCAAACGCAGCTGATGATAAGAATCCAAAAATACATGTTCACGACGCACATTGATGCGCAGTGTTTCCAGGCGCATGCCCTGACGGCCCTCTTTAAGCTTCTGGCGGAAATATTGACGTTTAAGGTCGAAGTTCAAACATTTGGGAGCTAACCTTACAATGGCAATGAAATTGTTAGACAACAACGAAGGGGTTTGACGAATCAAGCAATTTAGCGCCCTGGAATGACGCTCAGTGAAATATATCAAACTCAAATGATTTGGAGATATCTCCAAGGCACTGTCTTCACCATCCCAAGGCTGCTTTTGAGGAGAAACACGTTCTTTCTGCGCCACCCCAATGAAGTCCAGGTTACCCTCAGGTAACTCATAGTCAAAGTTTACTATTGACATTGCATTATCAAGATCTGAGACGTCATCCAACGAATAATCACGGGCAACCCTTATCTGTGTAATTGTCATAAAGACCTCTATCAAGGGTACCAAAAAGAGTAGTTGCTCCAAAGCTGCTGAATTGTCCATTAGCTTGTCACGACCGCTGGATAACGGAGTGGTGCCACCCATCTCGGCATCCGCAGCGGAAGCAAGCGGTGAAGACTTACATAGATTCGTCAAGGCTAAATCAAGCGATAACCAAAGGCTATCGAATTTCAATTCACTGTAGAACTCGTTCAAACGCTCGATGTTACCATCCGATGCAGAACCATCCCATGAGTTGCTAGTCTTTGTTCCTTCCGTAAACATATCATTTACCAAGTTGACAATGCGTACGAAAGCTCCTATACGGTGCTCTAGATCACGTCCGTCATCAAAATTGTTGGACGTAGACAAAAATAATACCTCGCTGGATTTATAGTCCTGAGAGTAAGCCGTGGTCAGTAATTGAGATAAGCTCTGAATGAGCTCAGACATGCGATTCATGAAAAATTCAACCACAACAGTTATATGCTTCTCGCTTGAATAAAGAACAGACAGAATCTTGGCAACGATATGCATATGAGAACGTGGTGGAGTTTCGCGTCCAGCATTGTTAGCCTGCAACCAGTGACTGTGATGAGTCCAAGAAGTATGTATGTCGAGGAATATACGAACAGCCTCAGTATCCAAAGTATTGAGGATCTCTTGCTGCGTCTTAGCCCAAGAATCAGTGCAATTGGCATGCGATGGCGTCTGGACTGATGCGTTACCAGAATCCTCAACGACATCATTATCGGGGCCAGAAGCAATGGAACCATGGGCATCTTCACTGTAACCATGTTCCGAAGTATCCACTATTGCATCAGACCCGTCCATACCATCATGTAACTCCGAAGATGGACATTGTACCAGTAAATGATGGATTGCCATAAGAAGATGATGCATCAATTTGGGAGACGATTGGAATAACTTAGTCGCAGTAGCCATAAAGAGGAAAACAATAGGATACGTGTGAATCACTGTGGAATCGTCGCGAGTTGGAGAATCAGAAGACTTGTAACGCTTGCTGCGACCACCTCCAGAAGACTGGTTATCGTGAGAATGTGTTGCAGAAATACGAGTGGCAAAGAATACCATAGTATTGGGAAACGCTATGAGAAGGCTTCGTAGCTGTTCCAACACGCGTTCACATGATACATAACTTGCAGAAGTAGGATTTAAATCAACACAACTGAAGTTACCTGACGCTGATCCCATGCCTCCCATCAAATCTGATCCTTGATTTGATTCAGAGTCCAACTTAACATCAAAAGATACGTGCTTATAGGGTAAAGAACCATATACGTGAGACGGTGGGAAATCCCACTTGCGAGAAGAACAAAGACGAGGGAACCTTGAAAAGAATTTGTCAGTACGAATACTCGACACACAACTGTGGCTCGTTGATAAGATTGAAGTGTGGATAATGTACAAAAATGTCTTCAATACCATATTGCAAGTTGAATGATCCGAAGCAACCAAATTGTATAAAAGCTTAAAGTATATTTTTTTGTTTATTTCTTCCTTCAGGTACATCATCTTGCAAATACCGATAATGTCAGATTCCGTGAATTCGTTTTTAGATACGTTACATATATCCACCAACCGTATAGGACGAGGTGCAGAAGGATTTGACGAAGATTCGCAGGCCGAATGAGGAATGACACGCAAGACACCTTCAAGTAATTTATCACAGGATACGTCGGCATTTGAATCCATCCGTGGGTGCGTTTCAGGTTGGACAGGACGCATACCAGCAAGAGTTGAATTCATACCACGAGCACTGGAGTCTATCATGTTGAAGATATGAGGCTGGAAGCTGTGGAACAACTGAGGCAACGATTGTATTATCCGTTCGTCAATACCATCACGACCGTTATTACCCATAATAAAAGGCTCAGAAGAACCCAAATGGAAGTCCAAGCGGTCCACATTTTGTGGAATGTGACCAACGGTTCTCATTGTGCGCATAGGGGAGCGTGCTTGGCGCATACGACGGTCTTCGAAAATAAAAATGTCGTTAGTGTTCATACCTCTACCACTACCGTCGGCAGTGCGCCTAAATATGCTAGGCGCAAGCCTTCTCAAGCCCCCTGAGTTTCGCGTACGCGGTACATTGGTACCACGATTGTTGCCACTTCCCACGTCTTCGATAATAACACCAAACGTTAACGCCGGCTGGTTGCTCTGGTTGTTACCGGATCTATCCGAATTATTCTCAGCGTTCGCTAACTCCGCTATGCTTGCGATGTTGGACAATAGTGCGTGGGCATTCATCAACGGCTCCCTAGCAATGTCCGCCAACCGAGAGTCTGATGGCCTGTCTTCACTATTAGTAGTGCGATTGTGACCAGAACCGTgggtattaaatatatcaggAACCAAGTTGTCCAAGAAATCTGGAGGGGCACCGGAGAATAATTGACTACGTAGAACGGGACCCAAGGCAGATAACAAATTCGCTTCCTCGGTGCCATTACGTAGAAATGGGTTAGAATGTGAATTACCAGCATTTCCATGGATAGCTTGATACACATCAGAACGTAAGGACCATGGCAAAGCCTCTATATAACGCGTTGAATCTTGAGTAGGCAAAACAGTGGGAATATTGGTAGAAGATGGCTGCCGATTTTCAGAAAGCGATGCCAAAGCATCAGTGTCTATTGTACTTAATTGTTGCACAATTATCTCTTCTCTCAGTTCTTCAGGTAATTCAGCAATAACGGAGGCATCCATGTTTGCCAGCGAAAAGAGCTCGTTATACGTTATACCCATGGCAGTAGCAATACGATCCAAATGAGTATTGAAATAAGCAGGTGGCAAAGGCGATTGTTGATCAGGTTGTGAAGGAACAGTATCTGTCTCGACAACCACATTCGATTCAGGAGGATGTATGACATTCACATTACCTTCCTCGACAACACTACCTTCGGCAGTAGCAGCCCCTCGTTGTTCTGCCATATGATCAGAAGAATCTGGAGGAACATTTCGAGGTAATTGTAATCGAGGAAGACTTGAAGCAATTAAATTCAAAACCTCACCAGTGTATCCAGTAGGTGGATGGGCAGCTTTCTTCGACGATGGCAACATCGGGTGTTTTGGTGGAATGTGCAGATCTCCAACCTGAGCCCaagtttcatttttattcGCGACGCTATGAGAAACCATGGTAGTCCCCTGAGGTGGTCGATCTAGCAATGTAGACACTGATGTTGTATTGTTTTCGGGTCCAACATAATGCATAGCAGCAGGTGTGTCAGAAATCTCAATTTGTATGTGAATACCATTCGCAGGGGCACCAGGTAACGTTAAATTTGGATTCTCAATGTTAATGGAGACGTTATTGTTTCCCATAGTACTAGAAATCCCACGTTCGTGTGAAGATCGCATCGATTCCGCAAAGCCATCGAAATCACTGGACGATGAATATCCAGAGAGCAACTCGTTGTTATCATCTTCAGCAACATTGAGATGGGGACGCGTATCTTCTATTACATCAGATATAGGCTCATCATGACTTTCCTCGTTTAATTCACCAACGACACGAATACGAGGCGCATCGTCATCATCttcctcttcatcatcaaccTCATCTAGGCTGGAGTGGGATGCTGAATCCGAATGTTGAATGGATACATAATTTTCATCAACCTGGTGTGGCAATGCCATATCAACATCGTTAGAAGCATCAGAATCATCTGTGTCCAAATCACCACTCTCAATAGAATCATCACTGATGCCTTCACTATCCGAATCGAACTGTGAATCGTCTTCATCTGGGTCAGTATCGCTGCCTGATACGTCCCTTTCGTCACTAGTGTCAGTGACAATATCCTCATCCATTGCATCTTCCATGTATTCATCCAGCTCCTCGCTGTCAGGGTCAGTCATTTCTTCGTCCGAAGACAATGTAGTTTCATCCATATCATCAGAATCTGAATCAACTTCCAGagatatatcaacaccaGAACCATCACCTCGATTGCCGTAGCCATCCAAAAAGTGGTTACATTCTCCTTGACGACCAGCTGCAAATCCACCAAGCTTATTAGGAGCAGTCAACAACACTAAATCACGTACTATTGCACCGCAAAGAATGCTACTACCATCGCGGTTCAGATCTAGTTTGTGGAATGAACTTGACAAGCACTTCTTCACCTGGAAAACAGATTCTTGAGAAATTTCAGCATTAAAACTATCTTCAAAACGCAATTTGAGCATATTATGCAACAAGTTGCAAACAGAGCAAATGGATACTGTTAAATATGGCGAACTGCAGTCTTTTGCATTCAAACCcatcaaaaacaacaaaagtGTCTTAAGTTCCTCAAACATAGTAACACACATTTTGATGTTACGAGAACATATCAAAAGTATGCAATTGGTGTAGCTGTCAAGCGTAGATACTACAAGCTTGTGAATGGCATGCGCTTCCTGTTCATTGTCTCGTGGCTGCCCATCTTTTGATTTAGTTTTGGATAAAGAAAATATCATTAGAAAAATGCGGCGAATGAGATACAACAAGACAAGATGACTGTCTTCCACATTCACATTGTTCACTTTCCAGGGGAAAGGCGTATTAGGAACGTCAAATTCACACTTTGGCAGACGGCTTTCTTTGAAGGGGGCTGGGAAATTGTAAGACATGGTGTTCATTAGGTAGAACAAACTGTTGATTGTAAGAGCAAATGGGTAACCCGGTTTCGAACCTTCGATGTTGAGGCATCCAAGACGAGTCATTCCATgaatattgcaaaatattTGCATGTATACTATCAACAAACGTAATATGCCCCTCATAAGGTCAGTCGAATCAATATTTATTCTATCCTTGTTCGTCGCTTCCAATATTGGTATATTACCGGGAGATATTAAGTCTGTATTTGACGACAGCAATGAAGAAATCCGAGATGAAGAACGCAACGTAATGCTTGCAGAACTGAGGTCAACATTTGTAACCCCTTCTTCCAACGTTAATACACATAACCTCTGCAAGATTTCGAGCAAATTAACCGGATCCTTCTTGGTGAAGGGAAACACCTTTTCCACAAGTGTTGACAATGCCACTGGTTCGCTCTCATTGTTAGACAACAGTGACACAATACATTTCTCTATAGCCTCTCGCAAAACTATTGGATTCTCCATGCAATGCAATATAATATTAGCAATCATCTTTAGCATACCCTTACACTGACCAGAACGCGGTATCGTTAAAAGAATGGATAAGGAATCCCCTCCAACAATATCACTTACATCAATGCGACGATTGAAATGAGCTGGGTAGTTTTCCTGAGGAGGTAATCTCTTGTATTGTAGCAACTCAATCACGTTCGAATACACTTCTGTGAGACCGTCTAAAATGGACAAAAGGGAAAATACCAAATCGGAATCTGCACCGGGGAAACATTCAAGGATACTAATGGAGGTAGTTACTAACTTGTGCTGCGTGCTCCGCGAAATGTATGGAACGTTCTTTGTTGCCGATAAAATTTCAATGTGTTTGCTTAGGtccattgatgatgataaCGCATTTGATAAACCAATCAACGAGTACTTCTTCAACAATTCACTTATGCAAATCATTGCATATGTAAAGAAAGGGGGTGTACAACTCAACTGAGGAATGTCAGTATTACGTATAAAGCCATGTTTAATCAATCCATATTCCACCTTTGGCTTGTAGTGTGACTTTTCCTTGTTCTGCGTTCTAGGGAGCTCATTATGCATACACCATTCGGGAAGTGAAATTGCAATGCCCGGTAATGTTGGTTTTATCCCAATTCCGGCAAAGGTAAGAATGCCTGATTTCAACGCCTCGTAACGCAGCTTTTGGAAAACCTCGATCAAACCCAAAATCACATCTATAGGATTTTTCAAATTCTTCAGAAGCAAGGAACTGTAACTTTCTCGACCTCCAATCAAATGGGCAAGAATATAGAATAACCCTAGCAATCGTTCATGAAGCCTTGCCACATCCGCATTGTATTCTGAATCAAGTATAGGTTTACCCGAAAACACTGTAGATTCTAACGCAACATATTTATCCACCTCTTCCATAAAAGTCACTGGGCAGAACAGCGAAAGAAGCTCATCTCTGTTCGTAGGTAACGTCAACGTAGATATCGAACTGTAAATGCTATCCAAGTCGTTATATATGAAGTTAAAGAGATCTATAATGTTCTGGTTTTGAGATGAATCAAAAGCGGTAGTTGATTTAAGAGACGTTGTAAGAGGAATCGGTAGCGAACATGCTCGGAGCAAATAGTCGAAAATTAAAGGCAAAGACGTCGACATTTTTGTGCTCAAAACCAAGACAATCCTTACATAGTTTTCTCTCATGTCATCACGTAATTTGGTAAAATCAGCATCCAACTCCAATCTGAATTTGTGAAAGCTTGGAAAACTCCACAAATCGTCAGAAACGTCAGCATAGTGACAATCAATCGGAAATATGTTTAAACTATTAAAGGGTCCAGAGATGCCCTCTATATTGGATTGTCTAGGTGGCATATCATGGGATGCATCAATGGTGATACTTTCATTTGTATGGGAAGTGTTATTCGGTGTTGCACTGGGTATTCCCACTTCTGCGTGGTCCAGTAACCAATCCGCTAAAACAGATACATCGGTATACCCGCAATGGTCCAGAGCTCTCGTTATATCATTATCCAAGAAACCCATGTCAATTAATGTGGAACGTACTTCTTCCAAGTTATAAGCCCTCCTGTCATCATTTGGGTCAACCGAAACATGTGTACCATGCACTGTTCTACGCTGGCGCCTGACTCTACGTGCTGTTGCGCTTCTACCATCACTGTTGAATCGTGCGTTCGCCGTTCCATCCATCTTTAATGCGTTAGCAGCATCCCAATGGGCCTTTAATGCCTCCTGACGAGACTCAGAGAAAAAATCTAACACGTACACATGGACTTTGAGAAGTGAACCTATGACTTTTGctgatatataaaaatgcatGCTTGCAGCACTATTCCCTGGTACAGGGGATTCTATTGAACCGATAAATTGCAACCATTCCCAACAAGCTGAACCAATGCTAACCACTGATGATGTCAACAAAGAATGCATAGTTGCGTTGTCCTCAGGTATTAAGTTGCAGAATGCTGATGAATAGGTATAAGCAAAGATATCAGCTTCAGTGCGAAACCGTAATAGAGTCTTGGGATTGCATATTTTCCCAAAGAAACCCAAACAGATATGTATTGAGCGGCCTAATATATCCATTGTATACTTGATTTT
Proteins encoded in this region:
- a CDS encoding Sof1-like domain family protein encodes the protein MKLKVLHRNARDYISQGPHDRPKPMRNLDPNLHPLARQKEFVRAVVAAKLKKMHAKPFVAALEGHTDSVDSMSMSRSNISDLFTGSCNGEIMFWNLLTKRKGILIGVHEGFVKGLCTNGDGTLLYSCGHDKYLKCWKVIKNDAIDEIEEDEEATGHSTVNEIESNTPFGSAPPEPLESCLSKSALNAIDHHWNDNILATAGDCLEVWDSRRSVPIMKFDWDSEALYCVRFNPSDVNFIAASAADNSVGLYDIRANSPLRKVVLQQRTNAIAWNPQNPLHFTAANEDSNLYTFDMRNLERALMVHKGFTNAVTDVDYNPAGIEFVAASFDKGVRLFSLGGKSRDAYFNRRMQNVLCCRYSLDGKFVCTGSSDMSVRIWKADASQKLGTITHREEAALNYRNALQEKYKHVPEIRRILKPRTLPAIVAKQTKIRQVKEAAKRRKEINKALHSKDPKLEQEKRKAIVKEVE